A single region of the Plantactinospora soyae genome encodes:
- a CDS encoding FAD-dependent oxidoreductase codes for MGISTDFSVAIAGAGLSGLCLAQYLMRAGIDVHVYERDPGPFVRRQGYRIILDRYGLEALRESLPRPLYRLALTTGDESGGRLRFTDSRLRDAFTITFKDEPHATRQVDRLTLRSILQSGLGGRIHYGKAAVAVDSGGPAGLRLRFSDGGAAAATVVVGADGAGSALRAQLMPDADPANTSMAGIYGRSPLRRNGESVIPDALRTSGVLAIADRPGRAFFFTSMRFGESPREAFARLAPGSYAPTGDDYVMWGLLLRQEEVPVGVRGNLLALWKLAARMSADFHPLIRRLVDTAELDATVLNLFATGRRPRRWAVPRATMMGDAVHVMPPFGAHGGNTALRDAALLGHRLVEARASGTPVEEAIAGYQDEMVPYAFGAVDTAAGLMRRLTGGATAPHWVLTRVLPRLHRVTVPEA; via the coding sequence ATGGGCATATCGACTGACTTCTCGGTGGCGATCGCTGGCGCCGGCCTCTCCGGCCTCTGCCTCGCCCAGTACCTGATGCGCGCCGGCATCGACGTGCACGTCTACGAGCGGGACCCGGGCCCCTTCGTCCGGCGGCAGGGCTACCGGATCATTCTCGACCGGTACGGGCTGGAGGCGCTGCGCGAGAGCCTGCCCCGCCCGCTGTACCGCCTGGCGCTGACCACCGGCGACGAGTCCGGCGGGCGCCTACGCTTCACCGACAGCCGGCTGCGGGACGCATTCACCATCACCTTCAAGGACGAACCGCACGCAACCCGCCAGGTCGACCGGCTGACCCTGCGGTCGATCCTGCAGTCCGGGCTGGGCGGGCGCATCCACTACGGCAAGGCCGCCGTCGCGGTGGACAGCGGCGGCCCGGCAGGGCTGCGGCTGCGGTTCTCCGACGGCGGGGCGGCCGCGGCAACCGTCGTCGTGGGCGCGGACGGCGCCGGCTCGGCGCTGCGCGCGCAGCTCATGCCGGACGCGGACCCGGCGAACACCTCGATGGCGGGCATCTACGGCCGGTCGCCCCTGCGGCGGAACGGCGAGAGCGTCATCCCGGACGCGCTGCGTACCAGCGGGGTCCTGGCCATCGCCGACCGGCCGGGCCGCGCCTTCTTCTTCACCTCGATGCGGTTCGGCGAGAGCCCGCGGGAGGCGTTCGCGCGCCTGGCCCCGGGCAGCTATGCGCCCACCGGCGACGACTACGTCATGTGGGGACTGCTGCTCCGGCAGGAGGAGGTGCCCGTCGGCGTCCGCGGGAACCTGCTGGCACTGTGGAAACTGGCCGCCCGGATGAGTGCGGACTTCCACCCGCTCATCCGGCGGCTGGTCGACACGGCCGAACTGGACGCCACGGTGCTCAACCTTTTCGCCACCGGCCGGCGCCCGCGCCGGTGGGCGGTGCCCCGGGCGACGATGATGGGCGACGCCGTGCACGTCATGCCGCCGTTCGGCGCTCACGGCGGCAACACCGCGCTCCGCGACGCCGCCCTGCTCGGCCACCGGCTGGTCGAGGCCCGGGCGAGCGGCACGCCGGTGGAGGAGGCGATCGCCGGCTACCAGGACGAGATGGTGCCCTACGCCTTCGGCGCCGTCGACACCGCCGCCGGGCTGATGCGCCGCCTCACCGGGGGCGCGACCGCACCGCACTGGGTGCTGACCCGCGTGTTACCTCGGCTGCACCGGGTCACCGTACCGGAGGCATGA
- a CDS encoding class I SAM-dependent methyltransferase, whose translation MTDVRRARVREVRDRLRRDGPVWTRRPERDFETVTLPERDCDLLRDLLVSEGVQTVVEIGLAYGSSALAIGEALVTVGAPHPRHIVIDPFQQQAFSNVGWDLLCSAGLDSIARLVADPSSIALAQLVHDGVVADAAFVDGSHRFHEVFVDLYFLRKIVRPGGLVVLDDDWTPSVRKAVRYYERNLGWTPIPDVFVDGTFWTVGRDPAAEAVPRCRAVRLPDPMIEPPFEEFHPF comes from the coding sequence GTGACGGACGTACGTAGGGCGCGGGTTCGCGAGGTACGGGATCGGCTCCGACGTGACGGACCTGTGTGGACGCGCCGCCCCGAACGGGACTTCGAGACCGTGACCCTGCCCGAACGCGACTGCGACCTGCTCCGCGACCTGTTGGTGTCCGAGGGCGTCCAGACGGTCGTGGAGATCGGACTCGCGTACGGCAGCTCCGCACTGGCCATCGGGGAAGCGCTGGTGACCGTCGGCGCACCGCATCCACGGCACATCGTGATCGATCCGTTCCAACAGCAGGCCTTCTCGAACGTCGGCTGGGACCTGCTCTGTTCCGCGGGGCTGGACTCGATCGCCAGACTCGTCGCCGATCCCTCGTCGATCGCCCTGGCACAGCTCGTTCACGACGGCGTCGTCGCGGACGCGGCCTTCGTGGACGGCAGTCACCGGTTCCACGAGGTCTTCGTCGATCTCTACTTCCTCCGCAAGATCGTCCGGCCGGGCGGTCTTGTCGTTCTCGACGACGACTGGACGCCGTCGGTGCGCAAGGCGGTGCGCTACTACGAGCGGAATCTGGGCTGGACACCGATTCCGGACGTCTTCGTCGACGGAACCTTCTGGACCGTCGGGCGCGATCCGGCGGCGGAGGCCGTGCCCCGTTGCCGGGCGGTCAGACTGCCCGACCCGATGATCGAGCCGCCGTTCGAGGAATTCCACCCGTTCTGA
- a CDS encoding histidine phosphatase family protein — translation MSVEIVFETHALSEDNERGIATGWLPGRLSARGRANAAELGRRRRDDGIVAVFTSDLRRAAETAEIAFGGSDIPILYDWRLRECDFGARNGSPAAEVSRDRLDHCDRRYPGGESHGEAIARVAGLLADLPTRWAGRRVMLIGHLATYRALEHVVNGFTVRELLAADFEWRAEGWEYRLG, via the coding sequence GTGTCGGTCGAGATCGTGTTCGAGACCCATGCCCTGAGCGAGGACAACGAGCGTGGCATCGCCACCGGATGGCTGCCCGGCCGCCTCAGTGCGCGTGGCCGCGCGAACGCCGCCGAGCTGGGCCGACGGCGACGCGACGACGGCATCGTCGCGGTGTTCACCTCGGATCTGCGCCGTGCGGCGGAGACGGCGGAGATCGCGTTCGGCGGAAGCGACATTCCGATCCTGTACGACTGGCGGCTGCGCGAGTGCGACTTCGGAGCGCGGAACGGTTCGCCTGCCGCCGAGGTGAGCCGTGATCGTCTGGACCACTGCGATCGCCGGTACCCCGGTGGCGAGAGCCACGGTGAGGCGATTGCGCGGGTGGCGGGACTCCTCGCCGACCTGCCGACCAGATGGGCCGGACGACGGGTCATGCTGATCGGACACCTCGCGACGTACCGGGCCCTGGAGCATGTGGTCAACGGATTCACCGTACGGGAGTTGCTCGCCGCCGACTTCGAGTGGCGAGCCGAGGGTTGGGAGTACCGGCTCGGCTGA
- a CDS encoding DEAD/DEAH box helicase — translation MTLTDQLPGSADPDTLFDAFAGWAQERGLTLYPHQEEALIEIVSGANVILSTPTGSGKSLVAAGAHFAALAEDRISFYTAPIKALVSEKFFALCEMFGAENVGMLTGDASVNEDAPIICCTAEILANIALRDGARADVGMVIMDEFHFYAEPDRGWAWQVPLIELPQAQFVLMSATLGDVTRFTDDLTRRTGRSTALVKNAERPVPLMFTYAMTPLHETLEELLSTRQAPIYVVHFTQAAALERAQALTSVNVATRAEKDMIAEAIGNFRFTAGFGRTLSRLVRHGIGVHHAGMLPKYRRLVETLAQAGLLKVICGTDTLGVGINVPIRTVLFTGLSKYDGIRTRLLKVREFHQIAGRAGRAGFDTLGTVVVQAPEHVIDNEKALTKAGDDPKKRRKVVRKKPPEGSIGWGRPTFERLVEAEPEPLTSSFTVSHAMLLNVISRPGDAFAAMRHLLTDNHEDAAAQRRHIRRAIAIYRALLAGGVVERLAEPDEAGRRVRLTVDLQLDFALNQPLSPLALAAIELLDVASPTYPLDVLSVIESTLDDPRQVLSAQQFKARGEAVAQMKADGIEYEARLELLDDVTYPKPLVELLDAAYEMYRRGHPWVADHQLAPKSVVRDMYERAMTFVEYVSFYGLSRSEGLVLRYLADAYKALRQTVREDAKTEELIDLIEWLGELVRQVDSSLIDEWERLRNPGEAATMVVDDKPPAVTGNVRAFRVLVRNALFRRVELAALRRYDELGGLDAEDGWDADAWAEALEPYFEAYDEIGTGPAARGPALLMIEQGRDRWTVRQILDDPDSDHDWGISAEVDLAASDAVGAAVLRITDVGQL, via the coding sequence ATGACGCTCACCGACCAGCTGCCGGGCAGCGCCGACCCAGATACCCTCTTCGACGCGTTCGCCGGTTGGGCGCAGGAGCGTGGCCTCACCCTCTATCCGCACCAGGAAGAGGCGTTGATCGAGATCGTCTCCGGTGCCAACGTCATCCTGAGCACGCCTACCGGGTCCGGAAAGAGCCTGGTCGCCGCCGGTGCCCACTTCGCGGCCCTGGCCGAGGACCGGATCAGCTTCTACACCGCGCCGATCAAGGCACTGGTCTCGGAGAAGTTCTTCGCGCTCTGCGAGATGTTCGGCGCGGAGAACGTGGGCATGCTGACCGGCGACGCGAGCGTCAACGAGGACGCCCCGATCATCTGCTGTACGGCGGAGATCCTGGCCAACATCGCGCTGCGCGACGGCGCGCGGGCCGACGTCGGCATGGTGATCATGGACGAGTTCCACTTCTACGCCGAGCCGGATCGGGGCTGGGCCTGGCAGGTCCCGCTGATCGAGCTGCCGCAGGCGCAGTTCGTGCTGATGTCGGCCACGCTGGGCGACGTCACCCGGTTCACCGACGACCTGACCCGGCGTACCGGCCGGTCGACCGCGCTGGTGAAGAACGCGGAGCGGCCCGTGCCGCTGATGTTCACGTACGCGATGACGCCGCTGCACGAGACCCTGGAGGAGTTGCTCAGCACCCGCCAGGCGCCGATCTACGTCGTACATTTCACCCAGGCCGCCGCCCTGGAACGGGCCCAGGCGCTGACCAGCGTCAACGTCGCCACCCGGGCCGAGAAGGACATGATCGCCGAGGCGATCGGCAACTTCCGGTTCACCGCCGGGTTCGGGCGTACCCTCTCCCGGCTGGTCCGGCACGGCATCGGGGTGCACCACGCGGGGATGCTGCCGAAGTACCGGCGGCTGGTCGAGACGCTGGCCCAGGCCGGGCTGCTCAAGGTCATCTGTGGCACCGACACCCTCGGCGTCGGCATCAACGTGCCGATCCGCACGGTGCTGTTCACCGGCCTGTCGAAGTACGACGGCATCCGGACCCGGCTGCTCAAGGTACGCGAGTTCCACCAGATCGCCGGTCGGGCCGGCCGGGCCGGCTTCGACACCCTGGGCACGGTGGTGGTGCAGGCGCCGGAGCACGTGATCGACAACGAGAAGGCGCTGACGAAGGCGGGCGACGACCCGAAGAAGCGCCGCAAGGTGGTCCGCAAGAAGCCGCCGGAGGGGTCGATCGGCTGGGGCCGGCCCACCTTCGAACGGCTGGTCGAGGCCGAGCCGGAACCACTGACGTCCAGCTTCACCGTCAGCCACGCGATGCTGCTCAACGTGATCAGCCGGCCCGGTGACGCGTTCGCGGCGATGCGGCACCTGCTGACCGACAACCACGAGGACGCCGCCGCGCAGCGCCGGCACATCCGCCGGGCGATCGCCATCTACCGGGCGTTGCTGGCCGGCGGCGTGGTCGAACGGCTCGCCGAGCCGGACGAGGCCGGTCGACGGGTACGGCTGACCGTCGACCTCCAACTCGACTTCGCGCTCAACCAGCCGCTCTCCCCGCTCGCGCTGGCCGCGATCGAACTGCTGGACGTGGCGTCCCCGACGTACCCGCTGGACGTACTCTCGGTGATCGAATCTACTTTGGACGATCCGCGTCAGGTGTTGTCGGCACAGCAGTTCAAGGCCCGGGGCGAGGCGGTCGCCCAGATGAAGGCCGACGGCATCGAGTACGAGGCCCGGCTCGAACTACTGGACGACGTCACCTATCCGAAGCCGCTGGTCGAGCTGCTGGACGCGGCGTACGAGATGTACCGGCGGGGCCATCCCTGGGTGGCCGACCACCAGCTCGCCCCGAAGTCGGTGGTCCGGGACATGTACGAGCGCGCGATGACCTTCGTCGAGTACGTCAGCTTCTACGGGCTGTCCCGCTCCGAGGGCCTGGTGCTGCGCTACCTGGCGGACGCGTACAAGGCGCTGCGGCAGACCGTGCGCGAGGACGCCAAGACCGAGGAACTGATCGACCTGATCGAGTGGCTCGGCGAGCTGGTCCGGCAGGTCGACTCCAGCCTGATCGACGAGTGGGAGCGGCTGCGCAACCCGGGCGAGGCGGCCACAATGGTCGTCGACGACAAGCCTCCGGCGGTCACCGGGAACGTGCGGGCGTTCCGGGTACTGGTCCGCAACGCCCTGTTCCGCCGGGTCGAACTGGCCGCCCTGCGCCGGTACGACGAGTTGGGCGGGCTCGACGCCGAGGACGGCTGGGACGCCGATGCCTGGGCCGAGGCGCTGGAGCCGTACTTCGAGGCGTACGACGAGATCGGCACCGGACCGGCGGCCCGGGGTCCGGCGCTGCTGATGATCGAGCAGGGGCGCGACCGGTGGACGGTGCGGCAGATCCTCGACGACCCGGACAGCGACCACGACTGGGGCATCAGCGCGGAGGTCGATCTCGCCGCCTCCGACGCGGTCGGTGCGGCGGTGCTCCGGATCACCGACGTGGGCCAGCTCTGA
- the trmB gene encoding tRNA (guanosine(46)-N7)-methyltransferase TrmB, whose protein sequence is MAPPDRLARVRTFHPRRGRLSGRHLDALDRLWPRYGFTIPTGDTPDGRTPNEGASAGNTPDENAPARDTLDGGAPIDLVALFGRRAPVVLEIGSGMGDATATMASADPDRDYLAVEVHTPGIANLLALTERHGLTNVRIARGDALDLVRYLLPPDTLDAVHAFFPDPWPKPRHHKRRLIQPSHVALLRSRLVSGGTLHCATDWAEYAESMLGTLNADPGLVNRYADYAPRPAYRPVTKFERRGTVAGRPILDLIFHRR, encoded by the coding sequence TTGGCGCCGCCGGACCGGCTGGCCCGGGTCCGCACCTTCCATCCGCGCCGGGGCCGGCTCAGCGGCCGGCACCTCGACGCGCTGGACCGGCTGTGGCCCCGGTACGGCTTCACCATCCCGACCGGGGACACGCCGGACGGGCGTACCCCGAACGAGGGCGCGTCGGCCGGAAACACCCCGGACGAGAACGCGCCGGCCCGGGACACGCTGGACGGGGGTGCGCCGATCGACCTGGTCGCCCTCTTCGGTCGCCGGGCGCCGGTGGTTCTGGAGATCGGCTCGGGGATGGGCGACGCCACCGCGACGATGGCCAGCGCCGATCCCGACCGGGACTACCTCGCGGTCGAGGTGCACACGCCGGGCATCGCCAACCTGCTCGCGCTGACCGAACGCCACGGACTGACCAATGTCCGGATCGCCCGGGGCGACGCGCTCGACCTCGTCCGCTACCTGCTTCCGCCGGACACCCTCGACGCGGTGCACGCCTTCTTCCCCGATCCGTGGCCCAAGCCCCGGCATCACAAGCGGCGGCTGATCCAGCCGTCGCACGTCGCCCTGCTCCGCTCCCGGTTGGTCAGCGGCGGCACCCTGCACTGCGCCACCGACTGGGCCGAGTACGCCGAGTCGATGCTCGGCACCCTGAACGCCGACCCGGGCCTGGTGAACCGGTACGCCGACTACGCGCCCCGCCCGGCGTACCGGCCGGTGACGAAGTTCGAGCGCCGTGGGACCGTCGCCGGCCGGCCGATCCTCGACCTGATCTTCCACCGCCGCTGA
- a CDS encoding class F sortase: MARAPTARRPRLGGRRPASHLLHPAARGGATRQRRSMIGPLAIVLVLVGVFATGAGLGQSSGGPWNWLGRSHREPPREFPVLTPSRPVKLAIPSIDVRAPVHRVGLADDGSIAVPALDRHNEAGWYERGPTPGQFGPAIIVGHADTRTGPSVFHDLVKLRPGAKIEVTRQDRSVAIFEVNSVEHFDKGKLPVERVYGDYGRPWLRLITCGGRWIGGGTGYSDNIIAFASLVDSRER; this comes from the coding sequence ATGGCCCGCGCCCCGACCGCCCGTCGACCCCGACTCGGCGGCCGCCGTCCGGCGTCGCACCTGCTGCACCCGGCCGCGCGGGGCGGGGCAACCCGCCAGCGCCGGAGCATGATCGGGCCGCTCGCCATCGTCCTGGTGCTGGTCGGGGTCTTCGCCACCGGGGCGGGACTCGGACAGTCCTCGGGCGGGCCGTGGAACTGGCTGGGCAGGAGCCACCGGGAGCCGCCGCGCGAGTTCCCGGTGCTGACGCCGAGCCGACCGGTCAAGCTGGCGATCCCGTCGATCGACGTACGGGCTCCGGTGCACCGGGTCGGGCTCGCCGACGACGGCTCCATCGCCGTACCCGCGCTCGACCGGCACAACGAGGCCGGCTGGTACGAGCGCGGCCCGACCCCCGGCCAGTTCGGTCCGGCGATCATCGTCGGCCACGCGGACACCCGGACCGGCCCGTCGGTCTTCCACGACCTGGTCAAACTCCGGCCCGGTGCCAAGATCGAGGTGACCCGGCAGGACCGCTCGGTGGCGATCTTCGAGGTCAACTCGGTCGAGCACTTCGACAAGGGCAAACTCCCCGTCGAACGGGTGTACGGCGACTACGGGCGCCCGTGGTTGCGCCTGATCACCTGCGGCGGCCGATGGATCGGCGGCGGTACGGGCTACTCCGACAACATCATCGCCTTCGCGTCACTGGTCGACTCCCGGGAACGCTGA
- a CDS encoding antibiotic biosynthesis monooxygenase family protein, translated as MAVVKINAIEVPSGAGEELERRFAARLGAVENSPGFLGFELLRPVGGESRYFVYTRWESEEAYQAWSAGPAKQAHARGPAESGSGGEQPKPVSTGATLLEFEVVQQAGPAAD; from the coding sequence ATGGCAGTTGTGAAGATCAACGCGATCGAGGTTCCGTCCGGTGCCGGCGAGGAACTGGAGCGCCGGTTCGCCGCCCGGCTGGGTGCGGTCGAGAACTCCCCCGGATTCCTCGGCTTCGAACTGCTCCGCCCGGTCGGCGGGGAGAGCCGCTACTTCGTCTACACGAGGTGGGAGAGCGAGGAGGCGTACCAGGCCTGGTCGGCCGGACCGGCCAAGCAGGCGCACGCCCGTGGTCCGGCCGAGAGCGGATCGGGTGGCGAGCAGCCCAAGCCGGTCTCCACCGGGGCCACCCTGCTGGAGTTCGAGGTTGTCCAGCAGGCCGGACCGGCAGCCGACTGA
- a CDS encoding flavin reductase, with protein MIGPQERWYRSMRRAAQRRYPAGRHSPTPSYRCQTCQDPWPCAPARLALLVGFKGDRVGLMMYLASHLASALEALPDTHPALITGQLLYWVPRRRP; from the coding sequence GTGATCGGGCCGCAGGAGCGCTGGTACCGGTCCATGCGGCGGGCTGCGCAGCGGCGCTACCCAGCGGGCCGCCACAGCCCGACACCGTCGTACCGGTGTCAGACCTGCCAGGACCCCTGGCCCTGCGCGCCGGCCCGCCTGGCCCTGCTGGTCGGCTTCAAGGGTGACCGGGTCGGGCTGATGATGTACCTCGCCTCCCACCTCGCCAGCGCACTGGAAGCACTGCCCGACACGCACCCCGCGCTGATCACCGGTCAGCTCCTCTACTGGGTGCCCCGGCGCCGTCCCTGA
- a CDS encoding helix-turn-helix domain-containing protein — protein MEYVSDLREILREQRKQAKLTRDQVGSAVGLSGASIASFEQGRMIPQPDTARLLDELFKTGDEIQRAAQESRDDARPTWLRPWTEHEQRATMLRCFEHSLIPGLLQTEAYTRVLLQSGRLPDDVIDRTVQVRRERQAVTIDRPKPPMLSAVLCEVALTYGPADVMKEQLGHLIEAGRQPQVQILIVPRVAGLHPGLTGAFMLATLPARGRAVYLDDQLRGRSITEGADVDELERSWETIQGLALPVSLSRDLIMKAVNDHD, from the coding sequence GTGGAGTACGTGAGTGATCTCCGGGAAATCCTCAGAGAACAGCGGAAACAGGCGAAGCTGACCCGTGATCAGGTGGGGTCGGCCGTCGGCCTCAGTGGTGCCTCTATCGCGTCATTCGAGCAGGGCCGGATGATCCCCCAGCCGGACACGGCGAGGCTCCTGGACGAGCTGTTCAAGACCGGCGACGAGATCCAGCGGGCGGCCCAGGAGTCACGGGACGATGCCCGGCCGACCTGGCTGCGCCCCTGGACGGAGCATGAGCAACGCGCCACGATGCTCCGCTGCTTCGAGCACAGCCTGATCCCGGGACTGTTGCAGACCGAGGCTTACACCCGGGTACTGCTGCAAAGTGGCAGGTTGCCGGACGACGTGATCGACCGGACGGTACAGGTTCGGCGGGAACGGCAGGCGGTCACCATCGATCGGCCGAAACCTCCGATGCTGTCTGCCGTCCTCTGTGAAGTGGCCCTGACCTACGGGCCTGCCGACGTCATGAAAGAGCAGCTAGGCCACCTGATCGAGGCGGGCCGCCAGCCCCAGGTGCAAATCCTGATTGTGCCCCGGGTCGCTGGCCTGCATCCTGGCCTGACCGGGGCATTCATGCTCGCGACCCTTCCGGCCCGAGGGCGCGCCGTCTACCTTGACGACCAGCTTCGAGGACGTTCGATAACGGAGGGGGCCGACGTGGACGAGCTGGAGCGGTCCTGGGAGACCATCCAGGGTCTGGCCCTGCCGGTAAGCTTGTCGCGAGACCTGATCATGAAAGCGGTTAACGACCATGACTGA
- a CDS encoding DUF397 domain-containing protein: protein MTEPNWRKSSRSGTNQGNCVEVADNLPGRVLVRDTKDRDGGTLAFEPAAWRAFVGLAKLH, encoded by the coding sequence ATGACTGAGCCGAACTGGCGCAAGAGCAGCCGCAGCGGCACCAACCAGGGCAACTGCGTGGAGGTTGCCGACAACCTTCCCGGCCGGGTGCTGGTCCGGGACACCAAGGACCGTGACGGCGGCACCCTGGCTTTCGAGCCGGCCGCGTGGCGGGCGTTCGTCGGCCTCGCCAAGCTGCACTGA
- a CDS encoding exodeoxyribonuclease III, giving the protein MRLATWNVNSVKARLPRLLAWLADTRPDVVCLQETKCPDGAFPVDEVGELGYTVASHSDGRWNGVAILSRVGLDDVAVGFADEPGFPEPEARAISATCAGVRVWSIYVPNGRTPDSPHYEYKLAWLAVLRDALAAELRTGRPLVVSGDYNVAPTDADVWDPALFVGSTHVTPPERQALTDLRALGLADVVPTPMKGPHPFTYWDYRAGMFHQNKGMRIDLVYATDSFADGVRSAYVDREARKGKGPSDHAPIVVDADLDGDDEG; this is encoded by the coding sequence ATGCGTCTGGCGACCTGGAACGTGAACTCGGTCAAGGCGAGGTTGCCCCGGCTGCTGGCCTGGCTCGCCGACACCCGACCCGATGTCGTCTGCCTCCAGGAGACGAAGTGCCCGGACGGGGCGTTTCCGGTCGACGAGGTCGGCGAGCTGGGCTACACCGTGGCCAGCCACAGCGACGGACGCTGGAACGGGGTGGCCATCCTGTCCCGGGTCGGGCTCGACGACGTCGCGGTCGGTTTCGCCGACGAACCCGGCTTTCCGGAACCGGAGGCCCGGGCGATCTCGGCGACCTGTGCCGGGGTACGGGTCTGGTCGATCTACGTGCCGAACGGGCGGACCCCGGATTCTCCGCACTACGAGTACAAGCTGGCCTGGCTGGCGGTGCTGCGCGACGCGCTCGCCGCCGAACTGCGTACCGGCCGGCCGCTGGTGGTCAGCGGGGACTACAACGTCGCCCCGACCGACGCCGACGTGTGGGATCCGGCGCTGTTCGTCGGCTCCACCCACGTGACCCCTCCGGAGCGGCAGGCGCTGACCGACCTTCGCGCCCTCGGCCTGGCGGACGTCGTACCGACGCCGATGAAGGGGCCGCACCCGTTCACGTACTGGGACTACCGGGCCGGGATGTTCCACCAGAACAAGGGCATGCGGATCGACCTGGTGTACGCGACCGACTCGTTCGCCGACGGTGTCCGCTCGGCGTACGTCGACCGCGAGGCCCGCAAGGGCAAGGGCCCGTCCGACCACGCCCCGATCGTGGTGGACGCCGACCTGGACGGCGATGATGAAGGTTGA
- a CDS encoding proteasome assembly chaperone family protein, whose protein sequence is MLDPNELYQLTDDLPELGQPVLIQALSGFVDAGNATRLAREHLASTLDCRTIATFDVDQLLDYRSRRPTMIFVEDHWEHYEQPKLELHLLHDDAGTPFLLLSGPEPDFQWERFIASLTGLIQRLGVRLTLGLNAIPMAVPHTRPIGVTAHATRPDLITGYESWLQRIQVPGSAGNLLEFRLGEQGRDALGFAVHVPHYVAQTEYPGAAELLLTSVSRATGLLLPTETLRTSAEAVRLDIDRQVAQTDEATSLVHALEEQYDAFTRGRGGPNLLTNQTGPLPTADELGAELERFLAEQGRPGDTPGN, encoded by the coding sequence GTGCTCGACCCGAACGAGCTCTACCAGCTCACCGATGACCTGCCCGAACTGGGTCAGCCGGTGCTGATCCAGGCGCTTTCCGGCTTCGTCGACGCCGGAAACGCGACCCGGCTCGCCCGGGAACACCTCGCGTCGACGCTCGACTGCCGGACGATCGCCACCTTCGACGTCGACCAGCTGCTCGACTACCGGTCCCGGCGGCCGACGATGATCTTCGTCGAGGACCACTGGGAGCACTACGAGCAGCCGAAGCTGGAGCTGCACCTGCTGCACGACGACGCCGGAACGCCGTTCCTGCTGCTCTCCGGCCCGGAACCGGACTTCCAGTGGGAACGGTTCATCGCGTCGCTGACCGGCCTGATCCAGCGGCTCGGAGTCCGGCTCACCCTCGGGCTCAACGCCATTCCGATGGCCGTGCCGCACACCCGACCGATCGGGGTGACCGCACACGCCACCCGCCCGGACCTGATCACCGGCTACGAGTCGTGGCTACAGCGCATCCAGGTGCCCGGCAGCGCCGGCAACCTGCTGGAGTTCCGGCTCGGGGAGCAGGGTCGGGACGCGCTGGGCTTCGCGGTCCACGTGCCGCACTACGTCGCCCAGACGGAGTACCCGGGCGCGGCCGAACTGCTGCTGACCTCGGTGTCCCGGGCCACCGGCCTGCTGCTGCCCACCGAGACGCTGCGGACCTCCGCCGAGGCCGTACGCCTCGACATCGACCGCCAGGTGGCGCAGACCGACGAGGCCACGTCACTGGTCCACGCGCTGGAGGAGCAGTACGACGCCTTCACCCGTGGCCGGGGCGGCCCCAACCTGCTGACGAACCAGACCGGGCCGCTGCCGACGGCCGACGAACTCGGCGCGGAGCTGGAACGGTTCCTCGCCGAGCAGGGCCGGCCGGGGGACACGCCGGGCAACTGA